A genomic window from Sulfurimonas hongkongensis includes:
- a CDS encoding DUF6394 family protein, with protein MDWGKVIYVFFSLMSLTSIAGFLYEHSAVALFVAASLNLVSTVLKIGVRNLLSAELLASSLVADLHLIPAFIYLEVVGNLEWAIALTIGALIANLFSVGLVYIESSKTHEEY; from the coding sequence ATGGATTGGGGTAAAGTAATATATGTGTTTTTCTCGCTAATGAGTTTGACATCAATAGCGGGATTTTTGTATGAACATAGTGCGGTTGCACTCTTTGTGGCTGCTAGTTTGAACCTTGTTTCTACAGTTCTTAAAATTGGTGTTAGAAACTTGCTCTCTGCTGAGCTTTTAGCATCATCACTTGTGGCTGATTTGCATCTTATTCCAGCTTTTATCTACTTAGAGGTTGTTGGAAACTTAGAGTGGGCTATAGCACTAACTATTGGTGCACTCATTGCAAATCTTTTTTCTGTTGGGCTTGTCTATATAGAGAGTTCCAAAACACACGAAGAATATTAA
- the leuS gene encoding leucine--tRNA ligase, producing MDYNFKTIEKKWQEFWTQNDSFEPSEDFSKKKKYILSMFPFPSGRLHMGHVRNYSISDAFARYYRQQNFNVLHPIGFDSFGMPAENAAIKNKANPKEWTYNNIDYMKDEFKSLGFSFSKKREFATSDELYTKFEQGFIIDMYEKGLMYSQKGLLNWCPHDQTVLANEQVIDGCCWRCDTPIVKKDMSQYYFKISQYTDELLDSLSKLEGGWPKQVLTMQENWIGKSNGLAFNLFFDSASKEKLNNAFESFNVFTTRPDTIYGVTYTALAPEHKIVTYMIENKLLSDEVIAKIQVMKNTSSIDRQKEKLGVPIGINVIHPLTKKEIPVWVANFVLMDYGSGAVMAVPAHDERDFEFAKKYDLDIKSVIKPFDGEVKGDVAFTEIGELFNSESFDGQNSQESQKEIIKYFEDAKIGQKTTNYKLKDWGVSRQRYWGAPIPFVHCDSCGLVMEKKENLPIALPADAEITGEGNPLERHPTWKYCKCPKCGCDATRETDTMDTFVESSWYFLRFCASEANWQDEAFSKEQLAYWMGVDQYIGGIEHAILHLLYARFFTKVFRDLGYLDFDEPFDRLLTQGMVLKDGAKMSKSKGNTVDPDAIIKKYGADTARLFILFAAPPTQELEWNDNAVEGAFRFIKRFYERSANVVKRDAIPKIEHSKLSKEEKFARQKVYEALVRANDVYKERYTFNTLIAGVMEAINALNLQSNSDVWSEAYWILSSIMEPIIPHVCYEISSKYFELANLTPQIVLDEVFVQDSLMLGVSINGKRRTEIEVSIDATNEEIITLAKEAAVKWLEDKTIIKEIVVPKKLVNIVVKG from the coding sequence TTGGATTATAACTTTAAGACTATAGAGAAAAAATGGCAAGAGTTCTGGACTCAAAACGATAGTTTTGAGCCTAGCGAAGACTTTAGTAAAAAGAAAAAATACATACTTAGTATGTTTCCATTTCCAAGTGGAAGACTCCATATGGGGCATGTTAGAAACTACTCTATTAGTGATGCTTTTGCACGCTATTACCGTCAACAAAACTTCAATGTACTTCACCCCATAGGCTTTGATAGTTTTGGAATGCCAGCTGAGAACGCGGCTATTAAAAACAAGGCTAACCCAAAAGAGTGGACTTATAACAACATAGATTATATGAAGGATGAGTTTAAATCTTTGGGATTTTCTTTTTCAAAAAAAAGAGAGTTTGCGACAAGTGATGAGCTATATACTAAGTTTGAGCAAGGCTTCATTATAGATATGTATGAAAAAGGTTTGATGTATAGTCAAAAAGGACTACTCAACTGGTGCCCACATGATCAAACTGTTTTAGCAAATGAACAAGTTATCGATGGATGTTGTTGGAGATGTGATACTCCGATAGTTAAAAAAGATATGAGTCAGTACTACTTTAAGATAAGCCAATACACTGATGAACTTTTAGACTCGCTTAGTAAACTAGAAGGTGGTTGGCCAAAACAAGTTTTAACTATGCAAGAGAACTGGATAGGAAAGTCTAATGGCTTAGCATTTAATCTCTTTTTTGACTCTGCATCTAAAGAGAAGCTAAACAACGCATTTGAATCATTTAATGTATTTACAACTCGCCCTGATACCATCTATGGTGTAACTTACACAGCTCTTGCACCTGAGCATAAAATTGTAACCTATATGATAGAAAACAAGTTGCTAAGTGATGAAGTAATAGCTAAAATCCAAGTGATGAAAAACACATCTTCCATAGATAGACAAAAAGAAAAATTGGGTGTGCCTATAGGTATTAACGTAATACATCCTCTTACAAAAAAAGAGATTCCTGTTTGGGTGGCTAACTTTGTTTTAATGGACTATGGAAGTGGTGCTGTTATGGCAGTTCCTGCTCATGATGAGAGAGATTTTGAGTTTGCAAAAAAGTATGATTTGGATATAAAATCAGTTATCAAACCTTTTGATGGAGAAGTTAAAGGTGATGTTGCATTTACAGAAATTGGAGAGCTATTTAACTCTGAGAGTTTTGATGGACAAAACTCACAAGAGTCTCAAAAAGAGATCATAAAGTATTTTGAAGATGCAAAAATAGGCCAAAAAACAACTAACTACAAACTCAAAGACTGGGGAGTGAGTCGTCAGAGATATTGGGGTGCGCCTATTCCTTTTGTACATTGTGATAGTTGTGGCTTAGTTATGGAGAAAAAAGAGAATCTCCCCATTGCACTTCCTGCAGATGCAGAGATAACAGGAGAGGGCAATCCGCTTGAGAGGCATCCAACTTGGAAATATTGTAAGTGCCCAAAATGCGGTTGTGATGCTACAAGAGAGACTGATACAATGGATACTTTTGTTGAGTCCTCATGGTACTTTTTACGCTTTTGTGCTTCAGAAGCGAACTGGCAAGATGAGGCTTTTTCAAAAGAGCAATTAGCTTACTGGATGGGAGTTGATCAATATATTGGCGGGATTGAGCATGCAATACTGCACCTTTTATACGCAAGATTTTTTACAAAAGTATTTCGTGATTTGGGGTATCTTGATTTTGATGAACCTTTTGATAGGCTTTTAACTCAAGGTATGGTGCTAAAAGATGGTGCAAAGATGTCAAAATCTAAAGGCAACACTGTAGATCCTGATGCCATCATAAAAAAATATGGTGCAGATACAGCAAGACTATTTATACTCTTTGCAGCTCCTCCTACTCAAGAGTTAGAGTGGAATGACAATGCAGTTGAGGGTGCGTTTAGATTTATAAAAAGATTTTATGAGAGAAGTGCAAATGTTGTAAAAAGAGATGCTATCCCTAAGATAGAACACTCAAAACTTAGTAAAGAAGAGAAGTTTGCAAGACAAAAAGTCTACGAAGCGTTAGTCCGTGCCAATGATGTTTATAAAGAGAGATACACTTTTAACACTCTTATAGCTGGTGTTATGGAGGCTATAAATGCACTAAACTTGCAAAGCAACAGTGATGTTTGGAGTGAAGCTTACTGGATACTTAGCTCCATCATGGAACCTATTATTCCTCATGTTTGTTATGAGATAAGTAGTAAGTACTTTGAACTTGCTAACTTAACTCCTCAGATAGTACTAGATGAAGTATTTGTTCAAGACTCTCTTATGCTAGGAGTATCTATAAATGGGAAAAGAAGAACTGAGATAGAAGTTAGCATAGACGCAACAAATGAAGAGATAATTACTCTTGCCAAAGAGGCAGCAGTCAAATGGCTTGAAGATAAAACTATAATAAAAGAGATAGTAGTTCCTAAAAAACTTGTAAATATCGTAGTAAAGGGATAG
- the lptE gene encoding LPS assembly lipoprotein LptE, which yields MRVILSLILVLTISGCGYTPSSKFARTVMGEKISTSIRISAQDPENTVLIKDAVDEAIIEVFHASLRSRDESDTHLDISISNPIYVPIVYDKDGFVIGYKMSLNLNIIRHHSGVSKSYSHSGTYDFAVSPNAVVTDQERFEAIKFSAAKAIESFVAKVSAEGATAQKKSKSKG from the coding sequence GTGAGAGTCATATTGTCGCTTATTTTAGTTTTAACTATTAGTGGGTGTGGATATACTCCAAGTTCAAAATTTGCCCGCACGGTGATGGGCGAAAAAATAAGTACAAGTATCCGCATATCTGCACAAGACCCTGAAAATACCGTTCTCATAAAAGATGCGGTAGATGAGGCAATTATAGAGGTTTTTCACGCCTCTTTAAGGAGTAGAGATGAGTCAGACACACACTTAGATATCTCTATCTCAAATCCAATATACGTGCCTATTGTTTATGATAAAGATGGTTTTGTTATAGGCTACAAAATGAGTCTAAATTTAAATATAATTAGGCATCATAGTGGTGTGAGTAAGAGCTACTCTCATAGTGGGACTTATGATTTTGCAGTCTCTCCTAATGCTGTTGTAACTGACCAAGAGAGGTTTGAGGCTATTAAGTTTAGTGCGGCTAAAGCTATAGAGTCTTTTGTTGCGAAGGTCTCTGCTGAGGGTGCTACTGCACAAAAAAAGAGTAAATCTAAGGGGTAG
- a CDS encoding GGDEF domain-containing protein: protein MTVGTIIKKAIKRLDLEGKLLTPDFYADAFCKEAQKAGVQYEDCNHVTKFTKTLNPEFQKELTQYRITTIAELARFLISRLNRTKPTICTELLDAQNTLIRRILQVVEVLHNAEASALAKEGIKLLNSNPSAMEYELYRQHWINFITTYDDSFLEKLKLFASVDRTNLKKTVQSIDLSKLHSQKDSQEKELKRVVSLLASSFVPSIASSVNEKIADLSKRLNDNPALIENSSIEDEIKSIIMLRIALDKNSVKEMIKSIDGVLDKLSLRLIEMIERSDDSTLEIQKIKKELESYNEDAGTSFSLAHKKLFIIATALEENTQILSKDLKNQNGEIKILSEKINKLELELQEAKNASKEDFLTKLFNKRALDEFLKIKEGEFERYGHNFSIVMFDLDHFKDVNDNFGHEAGDAILSAFAKILKKEARSVDIVGRFGGEEFIALLSETDTAGGVVFAQKIRKHVQDARFMYRGKRIEITVSAGVSERVKHTSLQNLINSADEYLYQAKKEGRNRVAYKK from the coding sequence ATGACAGTTGGGACGATTATAAAAAAAGCTATTAAAAGGCTTGATTTAGAAGGCAAACTACTTACACCTGATTTTTATGCAGATGCTTTTTGCAAGGAAGCCCAAAAGGCTGGAGTACAGTATGAGGACTGTAACCATGTCACAAAATTTACTAAAACTCTAAATCCAGAATTTCAAAAAGAGCTGACACAGTATAGAATAACCACTATAGCAGAGCTAGCTAGGTTTTTAATCTCAAGATTAAATAGAACAAAACCTACTATTTGTACAGAGCTCTTAGATGCACAAAACACTCTTATAAGACGAATTCTTCAAGTTGTAGAGGTTTTACACAATGCCGAAGCATCTGCACTTGCAAAAGAGGGTATCAAGCTATTAAACTCAAACCCAAGTGCGATGGAGTATGAACTTTACAGACAACACTGGATAAACTTTATAACTACTTATGATGACTCTTTTTTGGAGAAACTAAAACTATTTGCAAGTGTAGATAGAACAAATCTTAAAAAAACCGTGCAAAGCATAGACTTATCAAAGTTACACTCACAGAAAGATTCACAAGAAAAAGAGCTTAAAAGAGTTGTTTCTCTTTTGGCCTCATCTTTTGTACCATCTATTGCATCTAGTGTAAATGAAAAGATTGCAGATCTAAGTAAAAGACTAAATGATAACCCGGCTCTAATAGAAAACTCAAGTATAGAAGATGAGATAAAATCGATCATTATGCTCAGAATTGCACTAGATAAAAACAGTGTAAAAGAGATGATAAAGTCTATAGATGGCGTCTTAGATAAGCTCTCGCTTAGACTCATAGAGATGATAGAGCGTTCAGATGATTCAACGCTTGAGATTCAAAAAATAAAAAAAGAGCTAGAGTCTTACAATGAAGATGCAGGGACAAGCTTTAGCTTAGCTCATAAAAAACTCTTTATAATTGCTACTGCATTAGAAGAAAATACTCAAATCTTAAGCAAGGACCTTAAAAATCAAAATGGCGAAATAAAAATACTCAGTGAGAAAATCAATAAACTTGAACTAGAACTCCAAGAGGCAAAAAATGCTTCAAAAGAGGACTTTTTAACAAAACTTTTTAACAAACGAGCCCTAGATGAGTTTTTAAAAATAAAAGAGGGGGAGTTTGAGAGATATGGGCATAACTTTAGCATAGTTATGTTTGATCTTGATCATTTTAAAGACGTAAATGACAACTTTGGACACGAAGCAGGAGATGCAATTCTTAGTGCTTTTGCAAAGATACTTAAAAAAGAGGCTAGAAGTGTTGATATAGTTGGAAGATTTGGAGGAGAAGAGTTTATAGCACTTCTTAGTGAAACAGATACAGCAGGCGGAGTTGTTTTTGCTCAGAAGATAAGAAAGCATGTTCAAGATGCTCGTTTTATGTACAGAGGTAAACGAATAGAAATAACAGTGAGTGCTGGAGTTAGCGAAAGGGTGAAGCACACATCTTTGCAAAACCTTATAAATTCAGCAGATGAGTATCTGTATCAAGCTAAAAAAGAAGGTCGCAATAGAGTTGCGTATAAAAAATAG
- a CDS encoding bifunctional folylpolyglutamate synthase/dihydrofolate synthase: MQLQTFLGKKPLFYSEIDYTRMPRIYESIKYKLAKPKIIHLIGTNAKGTTGRFLASALYKARFSVGHYTSPHILKFNERVWIDGSDASDKVLEEAHKKLQSILKKEDSDSLSYFEYTTLLSLVVFRRCEFVVMEAGLGGEYDATAVFDKTLTLVTPIAYDHQAFLGETIEEIAATKLRAIQNHAILATQSDEVYGVAEELALKNSLDIKKYQDFLNFEDEKKIQKIEQELKLASYLVDNLSLSIAALKFLGINYAVEDFRDAKLFGRLSSLSENIIVDVGHNPLAAQAIKKALEPKKYVLVYNSYKDKNHLEILKILKPIVHSVELIEINDNRAQTFEVLKRTLNELEIEYTKFKRVNKDTPYLVFGSFSVVEAFMKSYKRVESKI, encoded by the coding sequence GTGCAACTTCAAACATTCTTAGGTAAAAAACCACTCTTCTACAGTGAGATAGACTACACTCGTATGCCTCGCATTTATGAGAGCATAAAATATAAATTAGCAAAGCCTAAAATCATACATCTCATTGGTACAAATGCAAAAGGAACAACGGGGCGGTTTCTTGCATCAGCACTTTATAAAGCCCGCTTTAGTGTAGGTCACTACACATCCCCACATATCTTAAAGTTTAATGAGAGGGTATGGATAGATGGAAGTGATGCAAGCGATAAGGTTTTAGAAGAAGCACATAAAAAACTACAAAGCATTTTAAAAAAAGAAGACTCTGATTCGCTTTCGTATTTTGAGTACACAACTCTACTTTCACTCGTAGTTTTTAGAAGATGCGAATTTGTGGTGATGGAAGCAGGGCTAGGTGGAGAGTATGATGCCACAGCTGTTTTTGATAAGACTTTAACTCTTGTTACTCCTATAGCATATGACCATCAGGCATTTTTGGGTGAGACTATAGAAGAGATTGCAGCTACGAAACTCCGTGCTATACAAAACCACGCTATATTGGCTACGCAGAGTGATGAAGTTTATGGTGTTGCCGAAGAGTTAGCACTTAAAAACTCTTTAGATATTAAAAAATATCAAGATTTCCTTAATTTTGAGGATGAGAAAAAGATACAAAAGATAGAACAAGAGTTAAAGCTAGCTTCCTATCTTGTCGATAATCTCTCACTTAGCATAGCAGCTTTGAAGTTTCTTGGCATAAATTATGCTGTAGAGGACTTTAGAGATGCTAAACTTTTTGGAAGACTAAGTAGCCTTAGTGAGAACATCATAGTTGATGTCGGTCACAATCCTTTAGCTGCACAGGCTATAAAAAAAGCACTAGAGCCTAAAAAGTATGTTTTGGTTTATAACTCTTACAAAGATAAAAACCATTTAGAGATACTAAAAATCTTAAAACCAATAGTTCATAGTGTAGAACTTATAGAGATAAATGATAACAGAGCACAGACATTTGAGGTACTTAAAAGAACTTTAAATGAATTAGAGATAGAATATACTAAGTTTAAAAGAGTAAACAAAGATACTCCCTATCTAGTTTTTGGCTCTTTTAGTGTTGTGGAAGCTTTTATGAAAAGTTACAAAAGAGTGGAAAGTAAAATATGA
- a CDS encoding M23 family metallopeptidase yields the protein MNNHFTITINDDNGVKQFNLHQIVKKFLWYIAMFVGFVALIAVGTILYLNHSVDQIELKRQNTQLAFEELKDKNIELDLSMKDTKMKLLTKKKELTEVSDYLSEIETLIGLAPVAEMSLKERVSLTKLNSEHMATLLQFIPSGSPIEYNGITSKYGYRVHPTLKRKEFHRGLDMKAPMKTPVYATADGIVEYAGYHEKSGFGNLVIIQHNYGFKAYFAHLNSVVTKAGKFVKKGDLIAYTGNSGMSSGPHLHYEIRFVQRTVNPFYFVKWNVQNYKTIFEKENTVPWQSLITATAHIKIPNPTQTPPSSQLALRLKEK from the coding sequence ATGAATAATCACTTTACAATTACCATCAATGATGACAATGGTGTTAAGCAGTTTAATTTGCATCAGATAGTTAAAAAGTTTTTATGGTATATAGCGATGTTTGTTGGCTTTGTAGCTCTTATAGCAGTGGGAACTATTCTTTATCTCAATCACTCTGTTGATCAAATAGAGTTAAAACGACAAAATACCCAATTAGCCTTCGAAGAGCTAAAAGATAAAAATATAGAGCTTGATCTAAGTATGAAAGATACTAAGATGAAGCTTTTAACTAAGAAAAAAGAGTTAACTGAAGTCTCAGATTATCTCTCCGAGATAGAGACGCTTATAGGCTTGGCACCAGTTGCAGAGATGTCTTTAAAAGAGAGAGTTAGTTTGACAAAGTTAAACTCTGAGCATATGGCTACACTTTTGCAATTTATCCCAAGTGGTTCTCCTATTGAGTATAATGGAATTACGAGTAAATACGGCTATAGAGTCCATCCTACATTAAAAAGAAAAGAATTTCATCGCGGTCTTGATATGAAAGCACCAATGAAAACGCCTGTTTATGCTACAGCAGATGGCATAGTAGAGTATGCTGGATACCATGAAAAAAGTGGTTTTGGGAATCTTGTAATCATTCAACATAATTATGGATTTAAGGCTTATTTTGCTCATTTAAATAGTGTTGTAACAAAAGCGGGTAAATTTGTAAAAAAAGGTGATCTTATCGCATATACTGGCAACTCAGGAATGAGTAGCGGACCGCATTTACACTATGAAATAAGATTTGTTCAAAGAACAGTAAATCCATTTTATTTTGTAAAATGGAATGTACAAAACTATAAAACTATATTTGAAAAGGAAAATACAGTACCATGGCAATCTTTAATAACAGCGACAGCACACATAAAAATACCAAACCCGACGCAAACACCACCATCATCACAGCTGGCTCTACGATTAAAGGAGAAATGA
- a CDS encoding bactofilin family protein has product MNLSCNLYVDGEFEGIIHSKKEVNIGKNGHIKGDVHTQRLVVQGYIEGSVSAQRVEIKAAGRVNGTIESAELVIEAKGIFEGSSIVKDATPAPTPQTLEIKKQELKA; this is encoded by the coding sequence ATGAATCTCTCCTGCAATCTATATGTAGATGGCGAATTTGAGGGTATTATACACTCTAAAAAAGAGGTAAATATCGGTAAAAATGGTCATATAAAGGGTGATGTTCACACTCAAAGATTAGTAGTCCAAGGCTATATAGAAGGAAGTGTGAGTGCTCAAAGAGTGGAGATAAAGGCTGCTGGACGTGTCAATGGAACTATAGAATCAGCTGAACTTGTTATAGAAGCAAAAGGTATATTTGAGGGAAGTAGCATTGTAAAGGATGCAACTCCCGCTCCAACCCCACAAACACTAGAAATAAAAAAACAAGAGCTTAAAGCATAA
- a CDS encoding DEAD/DEAH box helicase: MSQNRLFEYFKTQKKQDLELLICQDAKEAEALSSVAIFFNREVIVFPDFRASFGDDLRVYTEELHQLFLGLKEYYEKKQKPLVISPLKTLLFELPHASLLQTKTIEFGSDINLSGFKEQMLFWGYSFVDMVQVQGEISFRGDIIDIYTPASKLPVRISLFDETIEQIKYFELESQRTHKEELECIEISPAFYSLDEKGFNALDKRVKLSEFDSLVKDISSLGFWYLQDRASNFLTNKVAKFSRNLDSLLVDAYALNSPTVPREDFNLEILASSDEFREVVVTDIRALLKVHKNKKITIIAANKALMKQAGLFNFDGIKEVYAPYILNVVSKDELIISLNKPEKIRRRRKSSILLDDLKTGDYVVHEDYGVGIFEKIEQTEILGGIKDFIVIKYVGDDKILLPVENLDFIDRYIASGGSTPVLDRLGKGSFGKLKDKVKKRLMEIAGVIVNTAAARELIKAPKISIDKQELEEFQKLSGFDYTDDQTKSIDEILSQMASGHIMDRLLSGDVGFGKTEVALNTIYAAYKSGFQSAFIVPTTLLSAQHFRSLHERFSTLGIKYAKLDRFVSTKDKNAIIKGLASGEIDAVVGTHALFGLAFKNLGVVIIDEEHKFGVKQKEKIKEIYHNVHLLSMSATPIPRSLNQALSSIKTMSQLLTPPSERQGVRTFVKEYNDKLIKEVIMRELRRGGQVFYVHNSIDHMPIKLGELKALMPELRMLMLHSKISAIETEKELLKFEAKEYDLMIATSIIESGIHMPNVNTMIVDGADRFGIADLHQLRGRVGRGHSEGFAYFIIENKENLTDEAKKRLLALESNSFLGSGSVLAYHDLEIRGGGNLVGDAQSGHIKNIGYSLYIRMLEDAIKILSNTVESQRAKVDIKLTISAFVSDEVVKEDRLRLDLYRRLSQCEDSFEIYEIEEEMMDRFGELDTPTKQFIELMVIKLLSLQMKIKSIMNYGQNITITYQNDIKESIKSASKDDDDIIKATLTYLRGLKKETNI; this comes from the coding sequence ATGTCACAAAATAGACTCTTTGAGTACTTCAAAACACAAAAAAAACAAGATTTAGAACTTCTGATTTGTCAAGATGCTAAAGAAGCAGAAGCTCTTAGTAGTGTTGCAATATTTTTTAATCGCGAGGTTATAGTTTTCCCAGACTTTCGTGCTAGTTTTGGAGATGATTTAAGAGTATATACAGAAGAGCTTCATCAACTCTTTTTAGGGCTTAAAGAGTATTATGAAAAGAAGCAAAAGCCTCTTGTTATATCTCCACTAAAGACTCTTTTGTTTGAACTACCACACGCTTCACTCTTGCAAACAAAAACTATAGAATTTGGCTCAGATATTAATCTTAGTGGCTTTAAAGAGCAGATGCTGTTTTGGGGATATAGCTTTGTGGATATGGTTCAAGTCCAAGGAGAGATATCTTTTCGTGGTGATATTATAGATATCTATACGCCAGCCTCAAAACTCCCTGTTCGCATCTCTTTGTTTGATGAGACTATAGAGCAGATTAAGTACTTTGAGCTTGAATCTCAAAGAACACACAAAGAGGAGCTAGAGTGCATTGAGATAAGTCCAGCTTTTTACTCTTTAGATGAGAAAGGTTTTAATGCTCTTGATAAAAGAGTGAAGCTAAGTGAGTTTGACTCTTTGGTTAAAGATATCTCATCTCTAGGCTTTTGGTATCTCCAAGATAGGGCTTCAAACTTTCTAACAAACAAAGTAGCAAAATTCTCAAGAAATCTTGACTCACTCTTAGTAGATGCCTATGCACTAAACAGTCCAACTGTTCCAAGAGAAGATTTTAACCTTGAGATTTTAGCATCTAGTGATGAGTTTAGAGAGGTGGTTGTAACGGATATACGCGCGCTACTAAAGGTTCACAAAAACAAAAAAATAACCATCATCGCTGCAAATAAAGCCTTGATGAAGCAAGCAGGGCTTTTTAATTTTGATGGTATAAAAGAAGTTTATGCACCATATATACTAAATGTTGTCTCAAAAGATGAGCTAATTATCTCACTAAACAAGCCAGAGAAGATTAGGCGAAGAAGAAAAAGTTCAATACTCCTAGATGATTTAAAGACTGGAGATTATGTTGTTCATGAAGACTATGGTGTGGGAATTTTTGAGAAGATTGAGCAGACTGAAATTTTAGGTGGCATAAAAGATTTTATAGTTATTAAGTATGTAGGCGATGATAAAATACTTCTGCCAGTTGAGAACTTAGACTTTATAGATCGATATATCGCATCAGGAGGTTCTACTCCTGTTCTTGACAGGCTTGGAAAAGGAAGTTTTGGTAAGCTAAAAGACAAAGTTAAAAAGCGACTTATGGAGATAGCAGGCGTGATAGTAAATACTGCTGCTGCTCGCGAGCTTATAAAAGCACCTAAAATCTCTATAGATAAACAAGAACTAGAAGAGTTTCAAAAACTCTCAGGGTTTGATTATACTGATGACCAAACTAAGTCAATAGATGAGATACTCTCCCAAATGGCTTCTGGGCATATTATGGATAGGCTTCTTAGCGGAGATGTGGGTTTTGGTAAGACTGAAGTGGCACTAAACACCATCTATGCAGCCTACAAATCAGGATTTCAATCAGCTTTTATAGTCCCAACTACACTGCTCTCAGCCCAGCACTTTCGCTCACTGCATGAGAGGTTTAGCACCCTTGGCATCAAGTATGCAAAGCTAGATAGATTTGTAAGCACAAAAGATAAAAATGCCATCATTAAAGGACTAGCCTCTGGCGAGATAGATGCCGTTGTTGGAACTCACGCGCTCTTTGGTTTAGCTTTTAAAAACTTAGGTGTAGTCATCATAGATGAAGAGCATAAGTTTGGAGTAAAGCAAAAAGAGAAGATAAAAGAGATTTATCACAATGTACATCTTCTCTCAATGAGTGCAACTCCAATCCCTCGTTCACTAAATCAAGCACTAAGTTCCATCAAGACTATGAGTCAGCTACTAACTCCTCCGAGTGAGAGACAAGGAGTTAGAACCTTTGTAAAAGAGTATAATGACAAGCTTATAAAAGAGGTCATCATGCGTGAGCTTCGCCGTGGTGGACAGGTTTTTTATGTGCATAACAGCATTGACCATATGCCTATAAAACTAGGAGAGCTAAAAGCCCTTATGCCAGAACTTAGGATGCTAATGCTTCACTCTAAAATCTCAGCTATAGAGACTGAAAAAGAGCTTTTAAAGTTTGAAGCAAAAGAGTATGACCTAATGATAGCTACTTCTATAATAGAGTCAGGGATTCATATGCCAAATGTAAACACTATGATAGTTGATGGTGCAGATAGATTTGGAATAGCAGACTTGCACCAGCTTCGTGGCCGTGTTGGTCGTGGGCATAGCGAGGGTTTTGCTTACTTTATCATTGAAAATAAAGAAAATCTTACAGATGAAGCAAAAAAACGACTTTTAGCACTTGAATCTAACTCATTTTTAGGAAGTGGTTCAGTGCTAGCTTATCATGACTTAGAGATTAGAGGCGGAGGAAATTTAGTAGGAGATGCACAGAGTGGTCATATCAAAAATATAGGCTACTCTTTGTATATTAGAATGCTCGAAGATGCCATCAAAATCCTAAGTAACACAGTTGAGAGCCAAAGAGCAAAGGTAGATATTAAACTCACTATTTCAGCTTTTGTTTCAGATGAAGTTGTAAAAGAGGATAGACTTAGACTTGATCTATATAGGAGGCTTTCGCAATGTGAAGATTCTTTTGAGATTTACGAGATAGAAGAAGAGATGATGGATAGATTTGGAGAGTTAGACACTCCAACTAAGCAGTTTATAGAGTTAATGGTTATAAAGCTTCTTAGTTTGCAAATGAAGATAAAGAGTATTATGAATTATGGGCAAAACATAACTATAACTTATCAAAATGACATCAAAGAGAGCATCAAATCTGCCTCAAAAGATGATGATGATATTATCAAAGCGACTCTTACTTATCTAAGAGGGTTAAAAAAGGAAACAAATATATGA